A single Bifidobacterium asteroides DNA region contains:
- the orn gene encoding oligoribonuclease, producing the protein MSDNNDLTFSAEESRMIWIDCEMTGLDIFHDELCEVSVVPTDFNMKVLDKGIDLVIKPSQAALDHMGDFVRKMHTSSGLIEEMKTGLDLEEAQRQVIEYVKPFLPKNGKAHLAGNSVGSDKKFLDRYMPELMDLLHYRVIDVSTLKELSRRWYPDVYKNKPAKHGGHRALADIIESMDELRYYRSMFFVPAPGPDQAQSKAGAEQIEQTSLLRHYEESGNPVEDANKPEKADY; encoded by the coding sequence ATGAGCGATAACAATGATCTGACTTTCTCTGCGGAGGAATCCCGCATGATCTGGATTGACTGCGAGATGACCGGTCTGGATATCTTCCATGACGAGCTGTGCGAGGTCTCCGTGGTGCCTACCGACTTCAACATGAAGGTCCTGGACAAGGGCATTGACCTGGTCATCAAGCCCTCCCAGGCGGCCCTGGACCATATGGGGGACTTCGTCAGGAAGATGCACACCTCCTCGGGCCTGATCGAGGAGATGAAGACCGGCCTGGATCTTGAGGAGGCCCAGCGTCAGGTGATCGAGTATGTCAAGCCCTTCCTGCCCAAGAACGGCAAGGCCCATCTGGCAGGCAACTCCGTGGGCTCCGACAAGAAGTTCCTCGACAGGTACATGCCTGAACTGATGGATCTTCTGCACTACCGGGTCATCGACGTGAGCACCCTCAAGGAGCTGTCCCGCCGCTGGTACCCGGACGTCTACAAGAACAAGCCGGCCAAGCATGGCGGCCACAGGGCCTTGGCTGACATCATCGAATCCATGGACGAACTGCGCTACTACCGCTCCATGTTCTTTGTTCCTGCCCCCGGACCTGATCAGGCCCAGTCCAAGGCCGGGGCGGAACAGATCGAGCAGACCAGCCTGCTGCGTCATTACGAAGAGTCCGGCAATCCGGTCGAGGACGCCAACAAGCCTGAGAAGGCCGACTACTGA
- the guaB gene encoding IMP dehydrogenase, which yields MAMENPQSEPSSYTQLPDAFQKIGLAYDDVLLLPNESDVIPSEVDTTTRLTRNITMKSPVLSAAMDTVTEATMAVAMARNGGIGVLHRNLSIEDQANQVDIVKRSESGMISDPLTVTPDATLTDLDKLCSTYKVSGLPVVDRRQRLVGIITNRDMRFVNPADFDRLKVSDIMTKDHLITGPSNITKEDAHELLAKYKVEKLPLVDSEGKLTGLITVKDFVKTEQYPEATKDERGRLRVAAAVGFFGDAWQRITALADAGVDILVVDTAHGHAKLMLDMIRRIKADHAFDHVDVIGGNVATREGAQALIDAGVDAVKVGVGPGSICTTRVVAGVGVPQLTAVYDAALACRPAGIPLVADGGIHYSGDIAKAIVAGADSVMLGGLLAGTEEAPGEKVLLHGKQYKVYRGMGSLGAMAPRGKKSYSKDRYFQADVTSSDKVVPEGVEGEVPYRGPLNYVLYELVGGLHQTMFYTGARTIPELQRKGRFIRITDAGLRESHPHDIVMTKEAPNYSGFHN from the coding sequence ATGGCTATGGAAAACCCACAAAGCGAACCCTCCTCCTACACTCAACTTCCCGACGCCTTCCAGAAAATCGGTCTGGCCTATGACGACGTCCTCCTGCTGCCCAACGAATCCGATGTCATCCCCTCCGAGGTAGACACCACCACCCGGCTGACCCGGAACATCACCATGAAGTCCCCTGTCCTTTCGGCTGCCATGGACACCGTCACGGAGGCCACCATGGCTGTGGCCATGGCCCGCAACGGCGGCATCGGCGTCCTCCACCGCAATCTCAGCATTGAGGATCAGGCCAATCAGGTCGACATCGTCAAGCGGTCCGAGTCCGGCATGATCTCCGACCCCCTGACCGTCACCCCGGATGCCACGCTGACCGACCTGGACAAGCTCTGCTCCACCTACAAGGTCTCCGGTCTGCCCGTGGTGGATCGTCGGCAGCGGCTGGTGGGCATCATCACCAACCGTGACATGCGCTTCGTCAATCCTGCCGACTTCGACAGACTCAAGGTCAGCGACATCATGACCAAGGACCATCTGATCACCGGCCCGTCCAACATCACCAAGGAAGATGCCCATGAGCTGTTGGCCAAATACAAGGTGGAGAAGCTTCCCCTGGTCGATAGCGAGGGCAAGCTGACCGGGCTGATCACCGTCAAGGACTTCGTCAAGACCGAGCAGTACCCCGAGGCCACCAAGGATGAGCGCGGACGGCTGCGTGTGGCTGCAGCCGTTGGTTTCTTCGGCGATGCCTGGCAGCGCATCACCGCCCTGGCCGATGCCGGGGTCGACATTCTGGTCGTGGACACCGCCCATGGCCATGCCAAGCTCATGCTGGATATGATTCGCAGGATCAAGGCTGATCATGCCTTCGACCATGTGGATGTGATCGGCGGCAACGTGGCCACCCGCGAGGGTGCCCAGGCGCTGATCGATGCCGGCGTTGACGCGGTCAAGGTCGGCGTGGGCCCCGGCTCCATCTGTACAACCCGCGTGGTTGCCGGTGTGGGCGTGCCCCAGCTGACCGCCGTCTATGATGCTGCACTGGCCTGCCGCCCAGCCGGGATCCCGCTGGTCGCCGATGGCGGAATCCATTACTCGGGCGACATCGCCAAGGCCATCGTGGCCGGGGCCGATTCGGTCATGCTGGGCGGTCTGCTGGCAGGCACTGAGGAGGCTCCTGGCGAGAAGGTCCTCCTGCATGGCAAGCAGTACAAGGTCTATCGGGGCATGGGCTCGCTGGGCGCCATGGCTCCGCGTGGCAAGAAGAGCTACTCCAAGGACCGCTACTTCCAGGCCGATGTCACCAGCTCCGACAAGGTGGTGCCAGAGGGTGTCGAGGGCGAGGTGCCCTACCGCGGTCCGCTCAACTATGTGCTCTACGAGCTGGTCGGCGGCCTGCATCAGACCATGTTCTATACCGGTGCCCGCACCATCCCGGAGCTGCAGCGCAAGGGCCGGTTCATTCGCATTACCGATGCCGGTCTGCGTGAATCGCATCCCCATGACATCGTCATGACCAAGGAGGCCCCCAACTACTCAGGCTTCCACAACTGA
- a CDS encoding MraY family glycosyltransferase, with product MRVYLFIAAIAGGATWLVMPMVRHLAIRVGAVGVVRARDVHKVPTPRMGGLGMLIGFAVAMCFASRIPFITGLFQSGHQAWVILAGAVAICLLGIADDLWDLDWMLKLAGQLLISVFVSWGGIQIISLPLGSLVAASPSLSMAITAFLIVASINAVNFVDGLDGLAAGIVAIGGIAFAIYSYIIARISPDYASLATLIDVAMVGICVGFLLHNWHPAKLFMGDSGSMLLGYLITCASIVVTGRLDPATIHASIYLPAFMPILLPILVLFLPVLDMCLAIVRRLSHGQSPMHPDRMHLHHRMLRIGHTVRSAVLILWGWAALIAFGSLFILFFPLRYVLIGLALAAMLLTFATLYPYYRRRLPEIRRENALLATQGSQHAARPHRHRKIRHDKDEDN from the coding sequence GTGAGGGTATACCTGTTCATTGCTGCCATCGCTGGCGGAGCCACCTGGCTGGTCATGCCCATGGTTCGTCATCTCGCCATCCGGGTCGGTGCCGTAGGCGTGGTCCGCGCTCGCGACGTGCACAAGGTGCCCACTCCTCGTATGGGCGGCTTGGGCATGCTGATAGGCTTTGCCGTGGCCATGTGCTTCGCCTCCCGCATTCCCTTCATCACGGGCCTCTTCCAGTCCGGACATCAGGCCTGGGTCATTCTGGCCGGGGCCGTGGCCATCTGCCTGCTGGGCATAGCCGACGACCTTTGGGACCTGGATTGGATGCTCAAGCTGGCCGGCCAGCTGCTGATTTCGGTCTTCGTCTCCTGGGGTGGCATCCAGATCATCTCCCTGCCTCTGGGATCCCTGGTGGCGGCCTCGCCCAGCCTGTCCATGGCCATCACAGCCTTCCTGATCGTGGCCTCCATCAATGCGGTCAACTTTGTGGACGGCCTGGACGGCCTGGCTGCAGGCATCGTAGCCATCGGGGGCATCGCCTTCGCCATCTACTCCTATATCATCGCCCGCATCTCGCCCGACTATGCCTCCCTGGCGACCCTGATCGACGTGGCCATGGTGGGCATTTGCGTGGGATTCCTCCTGCACAACTGGCATCCGGCCAAGCTCTTCATGGGCGATTCAGGATCCATGCTGCTGGGATACTTGATCACCTGCGCTTCGATTGTGGTCACTGGTCGGCTGGATCCGGCCACCATTCACGCCAGCATCTATCTGCCGGCCTTTATGCCCATTCTTTTGCCTATCCTGGTGCTTTTCCTGCCCGTTCTGGACATGTGCTTGGCCATCGTCCGGCGGCTCAGCCACGGGCAATCACCCATGCACCCTGACCGCATGCACCTGCACCATCGTATGCTGCGCATCGGTCACACGGTTCGGTCCGCGGTCCTGATCCTCTGGGGCTGGGCCGCCCTGATTGCCTTCGGCTCGCTCTTTATTCTTTTCTTCCCACTGAGATATGTCTTGATCGGTCTGGCCCTGGCCGCCATGCTGCTGACCTTCGCTACCCTCTACCCCTACTATCGTCGCCGCCTTCCCGAAATCAGGCGTGAGAACGCTCTTCTCGCCACCCAAGGTTCGCAGCATGCGGCCAGACCGCACAGGCATCGCAAGATCCGCCACGACAAAGATGAGGACAATTGA
- a CDS encoding L-threonylcarbamoyladenylate synthase, which translates to MTYDSRSPQLLAQVVAAGGLAVIPTDTVYGIVCDPCNDAAIDRLFQAKHRPRTKSIQVLLDGVQAMDRLDLSLPAPLDRLSDALLPGPFSPIALVGSSCPLRTPRREPEGPTQAVRVPDSSICRALLLVTGPLAASSANRSGNPSVETVQQAESELGDSVDLYLDGGPTPGSVASTVVEADKNDPDGIHVLRQGVIGETRVRAILSGQTSRGEGQ; encoded by the coding sequence ATGACCTATGACAGTCGGTCGCCGCAGTTACTGGCCCAGGTGGTGGCCGCCGGGGGGCTGGCGGTCATTCCTACCGACACGGTCTATGGCATCGTCTGCGATCCATGCAATGACGCGGCCATCGATAGGCTCTTCCAGGCCAAGCACCGTCCCAGGACCAAGTCCATCCAGGTGCTGTTGGATGGGGTCCAGGCCATGGACCGGCTGGATCTTAGCCTGCCTGCGCCTCTGGATCGCCTGTCCGATGCCCTGTTGCCGGGCCCCTTTTCGCCTATTGCCCTTGTAGGGAGTTCCTGCCCTCTGCGCACCCCTCGAAGGGAGCCCGAGGGTCCCACCCAGGCCGTCAGAGTGCCTGACTCGTCCATTTGCCGGGCTCTCCTGCTGGTGACCGGCCCCCTGGCTGCTTCCAGCGCCAACCGATCCGGCAATCCCAGCGTGGAGACCGTCCAGCAGGCCGAATCCGAGCTGGGTGACAGCGTCGATCTCTACCTGGACGGGGGGCCGACCCCTGGCTCAGTGGCCAGCACGGTGGTGGAAGCCGACAAGAATGATCCTGACGGAATACACGTGCTGCGGCAGGGCGTCATAGGCGAGACTCGGGTCCGTGCAATACTGTCCGGCCAGACCAGCAGAGGGGAGGGTCAGTGA
- the prmC gene encoding peptide chain release factor N(5)-glutamine methyltransferase yields the protein MNQQERGTSLAELVDRGHHMLAQAGLPTPLNDARLLLADALGCDLHQLDQALLLDRTAEELLTNGVGRRQADDSQSASLDRYQSYLQRRVGREPLQYILGHACFRYLDLRLGPGVFIPRPETETVVQAGIDALTGMDHPLAVDLCSGSGAIGLSLATEVPGARVRAVEVDKEAYRWGALNAAAQEAAIREAGSDYQLLLADATDSAALSDLDAHVDLVISNPPYVPMDAIPSQPEVRDWDPDLALYGGSPDGCLVPCRILDRAMVLLAPGGLLVMEHDASQGAAMVAAAQKRGYLDAHTHRDLAGRDRYLTARRPG from the coding sequence GTGAATCAGCAGGAGCGCGGGACCAGTCTGGCTGAGCTGGTCGATAGGGGCCATCACATGCTGGCCCAGGCTGGCCTGCCCACTCCGCTCAATGATGCCAGGCTGCTGCTGGCCGATGCCCTTGGGTGCGATCTGCACCAGCTGGATCAGGCGCTGCTCTTGGATCGGACTGCTGAGGAACTGCTGACGAACGGTGTTGGTCGCAGACAGGCCGATGACTCCCAGTCGGCGTCCCTGGACCGTTATCAGTCCTATCTGCAAAGGCGGGTCGGACGCGAACCCTTGCAGTACATTCTTGGCCACGCCTGCTTTCGTTATTTGGATCTCCGCCTGGGTCCGGGGGTCTTTATCCCCCGTCCTGAGACCGAAACGGTGGTTCAGGCAGGTATCGATGCCTTGACTGGAATGGATCATCCACTGGCGGTGGATCTGTGTTCCGGCAGTGGAGCCATCGGCCTGTCCTTGGCCACAGAGGTTCCAGGTGCGCGGGTTCGGGCCGTGGAGGTGGACAAGGAGGCATATCGGTGGGGTGCGTTGAATGCCGCCGCTCAGGAGGCTGCCATTCGGGAGGCTGGATCCGACTATCAGCTGCTCTTGGCTGATGCCACGGATTCCGCCGCCCTGTCTGATCTGGATGCCCATGTGGATTTGGTCATCAGCAACCCTCCCTACGTCCCCATGGATGCGATTCCTAGCCAGCCCGAGGTGCGTGACTGGGATCCGGACCTGGCCCTCTATGGCGGTTCACCCGACGGGTGCCTTGTGCCCTGCCGCATTCTGGACAGGGCCATGGTTTTGCTGGCACCCGGCGGTCTGCTGGTCATGGAGCATGACGCCTCCCAGGGGGCGGCCATGGTTGCAGCTGCACAGAAGCGAGGGTACCTGGATGCGCACACACACCGGGATCTGGCTGGCCGCGACCGCTACCTGACAGCCCGACGGCCAGGGTGA
- the prfA gene encoding peptide chain release factor 1, producing MSEEQFPAAVAAVEEYGRLEKQMSQPETASDPAQIRKLGRRHAELAPIVEAYKAYQSALEDSQAAEQMAREDPDFAQEAKAMADRIPDLEQALRTALIPRDPDDGRDTIMEIKAGSGGEEAALFAGDLMRMYVRYAEKRGWTTEIMSENRTQLGGVKDAQLAIRARGQVAPADGVWASLKYEGGVHRVQRIPVTESQGRIQTSAAGVIVFPEADEDDDEIEIDPKDLKVDIFMSSGPGGQSVNTTYSAVRMTHIPTGIVVSMQDEKSQIQNRQAALRVLKSRLLAMKHEEEAAQAADMRHSQVRSLDRSERIRTYNFPESRIVDHRTGYKAYNLEQVLDGDLQAVIDSDIQADEARRMASQG from the coding sequence ATGAGCGAGGAGCAGTTTCCGGCGGCGGTGGCTGCCGTTGAGGAGTACGGTCGCCTGGAAAAGCAGATGAGTCAGCCCGAAACGGCTTCAGATCCGGCGCAGATCCGCAAGTTGGGCCGCAGGCATGCTGAGCTCGCACCCATCGTTGAAGCCTACAAGGCCTATCAAAGCGCCTTGGAAGACAGCCAGGCCGCCGAACAGATGGCACGGGAGGATCCTGACTTCGCGCAAGAGGCCAAGGCCATGGCTGACCGAATACCGGACCTGGAACAGGCCCTGCGCACCGCGCTTATTCCGCGTGATCCCGATGACGGCCGCGATACGATCATGGAAATCAAGGCCGGCAGCGGCGGCGAGGAGGCGGCCCTCTTCGCTGGCGATCTGATGCGCATGTATGTGCGTTATGCCGAAAAACGCGGCTGGACCACCGAGATCATGAGCGAGAACCGTACCCAGCTGGGCGGGGTCAAGGATGCCCAGCTGGCCATTCGCGCTCGCGGCCAGGTGGCTCCGGCCGACGGCGTCTGGGCTTCGCTCAAGTACGAGGGCGGCGTGCATCGGGTCCAGCGCATCCCCGTCACCGAGTCCCAGGGCCGTATTCAGACCTCCGCTGCGGGGGTCATCGTCTTTCCAGAGGCTGACGAGGACGACGACGAGATCGAGATCGATCCCAAGGACCTCAAGGTAGACATCTTCATGAGCTCCGGTCCGGGAGGACAGTCCGTCAACACCACCTACTCTGCTGTGCGGATGACCCACATTCCCACCGGCATCGTAGTCTCCATGCAGGATGAGAAATCCCAGATACAGAATCGCCAGGCCGCCCTGCGGGTGCTCAAGTCCCGTCTGCTGGCCATGAAGCACGAGGAGGAGGCCGCCCAGGCCGCAGACATGCGCCATTCCCAGGTCCGTTCCCTGGATCGGTCCGAGCGTATCAGGACCTACAACTTCCCAGAGAGCCGGATCGTGGATCACCGTACCGGCTACAAGGCCTACAACCTGGAACAGGTGCTGGACGGCGATCTGCAGGCCGTCATCGACTCCGACATTCAGGCTGATGAGGCCCGCAGAATGGCTTCGCAGGGGTGA
- the rpmE gene encoding 50S ribosomal protein L31 produces the protein MKQGIHPDYHPVEVTCSCGNTFITRSTAPGDHMTVDVCSHCHPFYTGKQKILDTGGRVARFEARYGKRTK, from the coding sequence ATGAAGCAGGGAATTCATCCCGATTATCATCCCGTTGAGGTCACGTGCTCGTGCGGCAATACCTTCATCACCCGTTCGACCGCTCCCGGCGATCATATGACGGTTGATGTCTGCTCGCACTGCCACCCCTTCTACACCGGCAAGCAGAAGATTCTGGACACCGGTGGTCGCGTGGCTCGGTTCGAAGCCCGTTACGGCAAGAGGACCAAGTAG
- a CDS encoding (S)-acetoin forming diacetyl reductase — MQQEVAFVTGAAQGIGEAIARRLAKDGFAVAVADMNTDKAQAVADSINQSEGRAMAVTLDVTDRVQVRSAVEKTATKLGDFNVIVNNAGLGPTTPIDSITPELFDKVYHVNVAGTIWGMQAAVQAFRDRGHGGKIINATSQAGVVGNPNLMLYSSTKFAIRGLTQVAARDLAKEGITANAYAPGIVKTPMMMDIAHQVGANAGKDDEWGMSTFSDGIALGRLSEPEDVANAVAFLAGHDSDYITGQTLIVDGGMQFQ, encoded by the coding sequence ATGCAGCAGGAAGTGGCGTTCGTTACAGGGGCGGCTCAGGGAATCGGCGAGGCCATTGCCCGCCGTCTGGCCAAGGACGGGTTCGCCGTGGCCGTGGCGGACATGAACACCGACAAGGCCCAGGCAGTGGCCGACTCCATCAATCAATCTGAGGGACGGGCCATGGCTGTCACCCTGGACGTGACCGATCGTGTCCAGGTGCGCTCGGCGGTAGAGAAGACGGCCACCAAACTGGGCGACTTCAATGTAATCGTCAACAACGCTGGCTTGGGACCGACCACCCCCATCGATTCCATCACCCCGGAGCTGTTCGACAAGGTCTACCACGTCAACGTGGCAGGAACCATCTGGGGCATGCAGGCCGCCGTCCAGGCCTTCCGTGATCGAGGCCACGGGGGCAAGATCATCAACGCCACCAGCCAGGCAGGGGTGGTGGGCAATCCCAATTTGATGCTCTATTCGTCCACCAAGTTCGCCATCCGGGGCCTGACCCAGGTGGCTGCACGCGATCTGGCCAAGGAGGGCATCACCGCCAACGCATACGCCCCCGGCATCGTCAAGACGCCCATGATGATGGACATCGCACATCAGGTCGGGGCCAACGCCGGCAAGGATGACGAGTGGGGCATGTCCACCTTCTCGGACGGCATCGCCCTGGGGCGGCTTTCCGAGCCCGAGGATGTGGCCAATGCCGTAGCCTTCCTGGCTGGGCACGACTCTGACTACATCACCGGCCAGACCCTGATTGTGGACGGCGGCATGCAGTTCCAGTGA
- a CDS encoding MalY/PatB family protein — MTYDFTSIMDRHGKDAIAVDGLGAEPGFAPDPPKEGFDVIPMWVADMNFPTVPTIPEAIIERAKHPAFGYFNPTDEYYDAIINWQRNRNGVEGLTAEDIGYENGVLGGVVSTLTAFAAPGDAVLLHSPTYVGFTSCIENNGYHIVHSPLKKDEQGVWRMDFEDMDRKLKENNIHVAVFCSPHNPCGRVWEKWEIEKAMEVYKENDCVVISDEIWSDLILSGHRHIPTQSVSEDARNRTAAFYAPSKTFNLAGLVGSYHIIYNKYLRDRIVAKGSKAHYNDMNVLSMHALIGAYKPQGQEWVDELRQVLTGNVDYAYDYIRQHFEGVELSKPQGTYMLFLDCTQWCKDHDLGLDQLLKRAWDVGVAVQDGRQFKAPCAIRMNLALPLSRVQEAMDRLDKYVFNA, encoded by the coding sequence ATGACATACGATTTCACCAGTATCATGGACAGGCACGGCAAGGACGCCATTGCGGTTGACGGCCTGGGTGCCGAGCCTGGATTCGCCCCCGATCCTCCAAAGGAGGGCTTCGATGTCATCCCCATGTGGGTTGCCGATATGAACTTCCCCACGGTGCCGACCATACCCGAGGCCATCATCGAGCGTGCCAAGCACCCGGCTTTCGGCTATTTCAATCCCACTGACGAGTACTACGACGCCATCATCAACTGGCAGCGCAACCGCAATGGTGTGGAAGGCCTGACGGCCGAGGATATCGGCTATGAGAACGGGGTCCTGGGCGGTGTCGTCTCGACTTTGACCGCCTTTGCGGCGCCCGGCGATGCGGTATTGCTCCACAGCCCGACCTATGTCGGCTTCACGTCCTGCATCGAGAACAACGGCTACCACATCGTGCACAGCCCCTTGAAGAAGGACGAGCAGGGCGTTTGGCGCATGGACTTCGAGGACATGGATCGCAAGCTCAAGGAGAACAACATCCATGTGGCGGTCTTCTGCAGCCCGCACAACCCCTGCGGCCGTGTCTGGGAGAAGTGGGAGATCGAGAAGGCCATGGAAGTATATAAGGAGAACGACTGCGTGGTCATCTCCGACGAGATCTGGTCAGACTTGATCCTGTCGGGCCACAGGCACATCCCCACCCAATCGGTCAGCGAGGATGCCCGCAACAGGACGGCTGCCTTCTATGCACCCAGCAAGACCTTCAACCTGGCCGGGCTGGTCGGCTCCTACCACATCATCTACAACAAGTATCTGCGCGACAGGATTGTGGCCAAGGGGTCCAAGGCCCACTACAACGACATGAACGTGCTGTCCATGCATGCCCTGATCGGGGCCTACAAGCCCCAGGGCCAGGAGTGGGTGGATGAACTCCGGCAGGTTTTGACCGGGAATGTGGACTACGCCTACGATTACATCCGGCAGCATTTCGAGGGAGTCGAGCTTTCCAAGCCCCAGGGCACCTACATGCTCTTCCTTGATTGCACGCAATGGTGCAAGGACCATGATCTGGGCCTGGACCAGCTGCTGAAGCGTGCCTGGGATGTGGGTGTGGCCGTCCAGGACGGGCGGCAGTTCAAGGCTCCCTGCGCCATCCGCATGAACCTGGCTCTGCCTTTGAGCCGTGTCCAGGAGGCCATGGACCGTCTGGACAAGTACGTCTTCAACGCCTGA
- a CDS encoding helix-turn-helix transcriptional regulator, with amino-acid sequence MSASKPVSSSLQLFVPLVDFLGKILGPKTEVVLQNVRDFSHSVVAIANGNLSGRTIGSPATDLVLHIWRNHEYDQHNYLTHYAGYTIHGHPVVSSTLFVRNSRGRVIGFLCINFDSSAFRQASKELRRASAYLDALGLADPAAVLNDDRAASEESDAETGTGQSTREVLSVNTDEVVTHNIAEFAAELGIPPARMNRQERLQLITRLDGSGVFLVKGSVDAVARALGISSPSVYRYLHTIRNAAADPDQSTPARPAQL; translated from the coding sequence ATGAGTGCATCAAAGCCCGTTTCATCTTCTCTGCAGCTTTTCGTCCCGCTGGTGGACTTCCTGGGTAAGATCCTCGGCCCCAAGACGGAAGTTGTGCTTCAGAACGTCAGGGATTTCTCGCATTCGGTGGTTGCCATCGCCAACGGCAACTTGAGCGGACGCACCATAGGCAGTCCCGCCACCGACCTGGTCCTGCACATCTGGCGGAACCACGAATACGACCAGCACAACTATTTGACCCATTACGCTGGCTACACCATCCATGGGCATCCCGTGGTCTCGTCCACCCTGTTCGTGCGGAATTCCAGAGGACGGGTGATCGGCTTTCTCTGCATCAATTTCGACAGCTCCGCCTTCCGACAGGCCAGCAAAGAGCTCAGAAGAGCAAGCGCTTATCTGGACGCTCTGGGACTGGCCGATCCTGCTGCGGTACTGAACGACGATAGAGCCGCATCAGAAGAATCGGATGCTGAGACCGGGACCGGCCAATCGACCCGTGAAGTGCTCTCAGTCAACACAGACGAAGTAGTTACGCATAATATTGCCGAATTCGCCGCAGAGCTTGGTATTCCTCCGGCAAGAATGAACCGGCAGGAGCGACTGCAGCTGATCACGCGCCTGGATGGGTCAGGGGTCTTCCTGGTCAAGGGCTCGGTGGACGCAGTTGCCCGGGCTCTAGGGATCTCCTCACCCAGCGTCTACCGCTATTTACACACGATACGCAATGCGGCTGCGGACCCAGATCAGAGCACCCCGGCTCGCCCTGCTCAGCTTTGA